Proteins encoded by one window of Culicoides brevitarsis isolate CSIRO-B50_1 chromosome 2, AGI_CSIRO_Cbre_v1, whole genome shotgun sequence:
- the LOC134830413 gene encoding BTB/POZ domain-containing adapter for CUL3-mediated RhoA degradation protein 3 has product MGSEEVSNALQQLKLENKGGKYVKLNIGGSLFQTTISTLTKHDSMLRAMFSGRMEILTDAEGWILIDRCGKHFDIILNFLRDGSCPLPEHNLKALHEILAEAKYYCITELAEICERTILKKQQQNEVEPICNVPLITSQKEELYLISTSTKPVVKLLINRHNNKYSYTNASDDNLLKNIELFDKLSLRFSGRVLFIKDVIGSSEICCWSFYGNGKKVGEVCCTSIVYATDKKHTKVEFPEARIFEETLHILLYENRLEPDQELMQATSTHGFISKNSYTSDEEEERTSGLARLRSNKQNNPT; this is encoded by the exons ATGGGCAGTGAGGAAGTGAGTAACGCGCTACAGCAGCTGAAACTGGAGAACAAAGGCGGAAAGTACGTCAAACTGAATATCGGAGGATCTCTGTTCCAGACGACAATTTCTACATTGAccaaa CATGATTCCATGTTGCGCGCGATGTTTTCGGGTCGCATGGAGATCCTAACAGATGCCGAGGGCTGGATTCTGATCGATCGTTGTGGCAAACATTTCGACATAATTCTCAATTTCTTGCGTGATGGAAGTTGTCCGCTGCCGGAACACAATTTAAAGGCGTTGCACGAAATTTTGGCCGAGGCAAAGTATTATTGCATCACGGAATTGGCGGAAATTTGCGAACGAACGATCTTGAAGAAGCAACAACAGAACGAAGTTGAGCCAATTTGCAACGTTCCGCTCATTACGTCGCAAAAAGAGGAACTTTATCTGATATCGACGAGCACGAAGCCCGTCGTGAAGCTGCTAATTAATcgacacaacaacaaatattcCTACACAAATGCCAGTGACGACAATTTGCTGAAAAACATTGAATTATTCGACAAACTCAGTTTGCGGTTCAGTGGGCGCGTGCTGTTCATCAAAGACGTAATTGGCTCGTCGGAGATTTGCTGCTGGTCTTTTTACGGCAATGGGAAGAAAGTGGGCGAAGTTTGTTGCACATCGATCGTTTATGCGACTGAcaagaaacacacaaaagtcGAATTTCCCGAGGCGAGGATTTTCGAGGAAACTTTGCACATTTTGTTGTACGAAAATCGACTGGAGCCCGATCAGGAACTCATGCAAGCCACAAGCACGCACGGGTTTATCTCGAAAAATTCCTACACGAGCGACGAGGAGGAGGAACGAACGTCGGGTCTTGCGCGGTTGCGTTCAAACAAGCAAAATAACCCAACTTGA
- the LOC134831236 gene encoding methionine--tRNA ligase, cytoplasmic, which produces MIIYTNDGNPLTLKLLISANVANKKVQVKKIAFSDPALKEPKHLPTLELDSGVQIFSTNAAVKFLLPVTKNESLNDQWLDWSSTRLAPALAHNFAVGHRADPDARAILNALVKTLEDHLAKVNFLTGDQVSSADWAVWSLLAPDGTLKGAQNIDNLLRWYRAVREFPAVQEALKVLPLKELHFNSLVNANRFGGVHHIVLDPKIGDSNLQLLNPETPTISDTVLPEEMEAARENFVPVKEVKAQEPRVVLPKKGERNVLITSALPYVNNVPHLGNIIGCVLSADIFARYARLCGYNTLYVCGTDEYGTATETKALAENMTPRQICDKYFEIHNSIYRWFGIGFDYFGRTSTQEQTQIVQEMFKELQAAGMIETQTVEQLLCQKCDRFLADRFVEGTCPHPGCGYEDARGDQCDGCGKLVNAIELVRPRCKVCNNTPVVRQSKQFFIDLPKIEPKLKSWVDSVEQGWTNNARVITRTWLKEGLRSRCITRDLKWGIPVPVPGFESKVFYVWFDAPIGYLSITSKYTKDWKQWWQPASDTKVELFQFMAKDNVPFHSVMFPATLLGINKGHTMVSNIMATEYLNYEDGKFSKSRGIGVFGNDAQETGIPSDVWRFYLAAARPEGQDSSFSWNDLAARNNSELLNNLGNFCNRALVFCEKNFASTIPVIKLEEDELILLALVNRELKGYIQSLEKARLRDGIRHLLSISRHGNQYMQSQQPWVLAKGDDKQKTRAGTVIGLACNMACLLATLLFPYMPDTARNLFKQLNVQQQRINPEKSQMSMLLKEGHKIGKPTPLFTKIEQTTIDELKKKYAGVQQGTGAPAKKETTSNKLFDTVEECERAVADQGEKVRKLKGSGVEKAVWQPEVTILLELKKQLENLKLKLGPGSAPKAAAAPAAATPSPNAVKELEDKITKQGEKVRLLKGSSDKSVWQPEVEVLLGLKKQLAELTGQPLPAPSGKSNKKKK; this is translated from the exons ATGATTATCTACACAAATGACGGAAACCCTCTCACACTGAAGCTGTTGATAAGTGCAAATGtggcaaacaaaaaagtgcaagtcaagaaaattgctttttcgg atcctGCGTTGAAGGAGCCGAAGCACTTGCCAACGTTGGAACTCGACAGCGGAGTCCAAATTTTCAGCACAAATGCAGCTGTCAAGTTTTTATTGCCTGTCACGAAGAACGAATCGCTCAACGATCAATGGTTGGATTGGTCCTCGACACGTCTAGCGCCTGCTTTGGCTCATAATTTCGCAGTTGGGCATCGCGCGGACCCCGATGCACGTGCCATCCTCAATGCCTTGGTGAAAACGTTGGAAGATCATTTGGCAAAAGTGAATTTCCTCACGGGAGATCAAGTTTCGTCAGCCGATTGGGCAGTTTGGAGTCTCTTGGCGCCCGATGGAACCCTAAAAGGAGCTCAAAATATCGATAATTTACTGCGATGGTATCGTGCTGTTCGAGAATTTCCCGCCGTGCAAGAAGCATTGAAAGTTTTACCTCTCAAAGAACTTCATTTCAACTCCTTGGTCAACGCAAACCGCTTCGGAGGCGTTCATCACATCGTTCTTGACCCGAAAATCGGTGACAGTAATCTTCAGTTGTTGAATCCCGAAACTCCTACGATTTCGGACACCGTTTTGCCGGAAGAAATGGAAGCAGCGCGTGAAAATTTCGTTCCCGTTAAAGAGGTGAAGGCGCAGGAGCCTCGTGTGGTGCTGCCCAAGAAGGGAGAACGCAATGTCCTCATCACATCTGCCTTGCCGTACGTCAATAATGTGCCGCATTTGGGAAATATCATCGGATGTGTCTTGTCGGCGGATATTTTTGCGCGGTATGCTCGTTTATGTGGCTATAACACGTTGTACGTTTGCGGTACGGATGAATATGGCACAGCAACAGAGACGAAAGCGCTTGCCGAGAATATGACGCCACGGCAAATTtgcgataaatattttgagattcATAATTCGATTTATCGGTGGTTTGGAATCGGGTTTGATTATTTTGGGCGTACGTCGACGCAGGAACAAACGCAAATTGTGCAGGAAATGTTCAAGGAATTGCag GCAGCTGGCATGATTGAAACCCAAACAGTCGAACAATTGTTATGTCAAAAGTGCGATCGTTTCCTCGCAGATCGTTTCGTCGAAGGAACTTGCCCTCATCCAGGCTGCGGTTACGAAGATGCTCGCGGAGATCAATGCGACGGCTGCGGAAAACTCGTCAACGCCATCGAACTTGTTCGTCCTCGATGCAAAGTATGCAACAACACACCCGTTGTGCGACAATCCaagcaatttttcatcgatttgCCGAAAATTGAACCAAAACTCAAATCATGGGTCGACAGTGTCGAACAAGGATGGACCAACAATGCTCGTGTCATCACCCGAACCTGGTTGAAAGAAGGTCTCCGTTCACGTTGCATCACGCGCGATCTCAAATGGGGCATCCCTGTCCCGGTTCCCGGCTTCGAATCCAAAGTTTTTTACGTGTGGTTCGACGCTCCCATCGGATACCTGTCCATCACGAGCAAATACACGAAAGATTGGAAGCAATGGTGGCAACCAGCTAGCGACACGAAAGTTGAGCTATTCCAATTCATGGCGAAGGATAATGTTCCGTTCCATTCAGTCATGTTCCCCGCAACACTTTTGGGCATCAATAAAGGTCACACAATGGTCTCGAACATCATGGCAACGGAATATCTCAACTACGAAGACGGCAAATTCAGCAAGTCACGCGGCATTGGCGTCTTTGGAAATGATGCCCAAGAAACGGGCATCCCATCGGATGTGTGGCGTTTCTACCTGGCAGCTGCCCGCCCCGAGGGACAAGACTCGAGTTTCAGTTGGAACGACTTGGCAGCGCGAAATAACTCGGAATTGTTGAACAATTTGGGTAATTTCTGTAACAGAGCGCTCGTTTTCTGCGAAAAGAATTTCGCTTCGACAATCCCGGTCATAAAATTGGAGGAAGATGAACTCATTTTACTCGCTCTAGTCAATCGCGAGCTCAAAGGTTACATTCAGTCGTTGGAGAAGGCGCGTTTGCGAGACGGTATTCGACATTTGTTGTCGATTTCACGACATGGCAATCAATATATGCAATCGCAACAGCCATGGGTGCTTGCGAAAGGAGATGACAAGCAAAAAACTCGTGCTGGAACAGTTATTGGCCTTGCATGTAACATGGCTTGCCTTTTAGCGACTCTGTTGTTCCCTTATATGCCCGATACTGcgagaaatttgttcaaacaGTTGAATGTGCAGCAACAGAGAATTAATCCaga aAAATCTCAAATGTCGATGCTCCTAAAAGAGGGCCACAAAATCGGCAAACCCACACCCCTTTTCACCAAAATCGAACAAACCACAATTGAtgagttgaagaaaaaatacgcCGGAGTCCAACAAGGCACTGGGGCGCCAGCGAAAAAAGAAACTACCTCAAATAAACTTTTCGATACTGTGGAGGAATGCGAACGTGCTGTCGCTGATCAGGGCGAAAAAGTCCGTAAACTCAAGGGAAGTGGCGTCGAAAAAGCTGTTTGGCAACCAGAAGTCACAATTTTGTTGGAATTGAAGAAAcaattggaaaatttgaagCTCAAACTGGGACCAGGAAGTGCTCCGAAAGCAGCTGCAGCTCCGGCGGCGGCGACACCTTCTCCTAACGCTGTAAAAGAATTGGaagacaaaataacaaaacaa ggTGAAAAAGTGCGCCTTTTGAAGGGATCAAGCGACAAAAGTGTGTGGCAACCAGAAGTCGAAGTGCTTTTAGGGCTCAAGAAACAACTTGCTGAATTGACGGGACAACCTCTGCCCGCCCCATCTGGCAAAAGCAATAAGAAAAAGAAGTAA